Genomic segment of Pangasianodon hypophthalmus isolate fPanHyp1 chromosome 22, fPanHyp1.pri, whole genome shotgun sequence:
tctagcgaacacagacaagtagagtgatacaaacagtgaaatgtccaatcaaattagtgcaCCAGAAATAATTGTTgtataatgaaaaatatcagTCTGGAAAGGGTTACAAAGCTACactggccaaaaatatgtggacacctgaccagtctaacccatgtgtgcttgttgaacgtccgattccagatttagtccccctttgctgttataataacctccactcttctgggaagtttTCTACTAGATTGTGGAAcctggctgtgggaatttgcctattcagtcacaagagcattagtgaggtcaagcactgatgtcaggcaaggaggcctggcacgcagttggcattccagtcCATCCCTaaggttttcagtggggttgaggtcagagctctgtacaggccactcgagttcttccacaccaaccttggcaaaccatgtctttatggaccttgctttgtgcacaggggcattgtcatgctggaacaagtttggatcccttagttccagtgaaaggtaATCATAATGCAACaccatacaaagatattctagacaattgcgTGCATCCTACTTTGTGACAGCAATTTGGGAAGACCCACAATGGTATGATGGTGTCCATATACtcttggccatatattgtatttcTAAGGTTCTGGAACATAGTGTTTCAAAGGCTCTGTGGCTCTCAGGGAACCACAGTGAGGGCCATTATCTGAAAATGGACAAATGTTGGAACGGTGGTGAGTCTTCCCAGAAGTGGCCAGCCCATTATCAACAACTCATCCAGGAAGTCACAAAAGAACCCCCCACATTCATCTAAGGAACTGCAGGCTTCACTCACCTCAGAAAAAATCAGCGTTCATGATTACACCATTAGAAAGAGACTGCACAAAATTGGTGCCCATGGGAGAGTTGCAAGGTGAAAACCACTGATAGCCAAAAGGAACATAAAGGCTTATCTCATATTTGCCACAAACACCTTGATGAATCCTAAGCTTTTGGGATGATGTTCTGTGGACTGTTTAGTGAAAAGTGGGACATTTTAGAAGACATGGGTCCTGTTATCTCttgcataaaaaaataacatggcATTCCATAATAAGAACATCATACCAGCAGTCaaatgtggtggtggtggtggtagtgtgatggtgtggcAATGCTTTGCTCTTTCTGGGCCTGGCAAGTTGCCATAATTAACAGAACCATGAATTCTGCTCTCTACCAGAAAATCCTGAAGAATAATGTTTGGGCATCAGTCCATTACTGAAGCTCAAGTGCAATCGAGTTAACAGTACAAAGCACAAGAGAAAATCCACCTCTGAATggctcaaaagaaacaaaattaaggtTTTGGAGGGGTGTAGTCAAAGTCCTGACTtgaaccccattgagatgctgtgacAGAACCTTAAGTGGGCAGTTAATGCTCAAAAGCCCTCCAGTATGGCTGAATTATAGTAGGCCAAATTCCTCCACAGTGATGTAAAAGACTGATCTCCAGTTATGAAAAACATTTGGTTGCAGTTGTTGCTGCTAAAGTTGGCACAGCCATTTATTAAGTTTAGGGGGCAATTACTATTTCACATTGATGATATAGGTGTTACATAAccttttttcttcaataaatgaaatgatcatttaaaaacgttttattttactattttaatttatttattcaaatttttgcaaattatgcacattattcaaataaaatgtaacacctgacagtacgcaagactacataaagtgcaatacacaacagtgtgagacaagtcctggacaataaatacacagaatacaTTGCCCTCTTTCTTAGAGCCTCTGTAGTGTCCAGGCTTCACCTCTACACTTTCTTTGCCTTCTGCATTcctaaaaggttttttttttgttcattctagTCCTTCTTCATTATAAAATAGAAGTAAATGTGACTAGTAAACATGTCATTTGAAAAATTGACAATAgacttaattttaatattttaacttaGCTGAGAATACAATCAAATTAAAAGATTATCAAAAGATCGTATATGTACCCTTTTGGCTAACCTTTGGGTTTTCAATCAAATATTACATCTCCTTTAGCATATgataatgatgttcataaaaatgcatttgaaggaaagtgctaactgccctcttccatACACCTGATATTATAGATGGCCAAAATTGGTGGTGTTGCCATGACTGAAAGGGGAATGAGTAACACTATCCCTACCATCCACAGAGCATGGCAGATTTTGCACTCATGGACTCCCAGTGGCTGTACTTGAAATCCCCCAACTATAGAGAGAAGGCTTTTCTGTTGTACCATATAGAAGCCGCTCCTTTTTAACTTTGAGCATCTTCCCCTGTAAGGGCCTCTGCACAGCCCTGGCTTGTTGGCATGAGTGTTTAGTGACCAAAAGTTTTCAACGTAAAatcaagttcaaaacaaagagCACCAAGATGGCCAGATCCAGCTGTCAGAGGAGATGTCCAAGGCAGAGCTCTCCCCGGGTTCGGGCCACCTACCCGGCCCAGGAGGAGGATGACACCGATGCAGGAGCAGAAGGTGAGCCACACATTACCAGTAACCCTGTCTCCTCTGTCTTCCACCCGTGAGGGCAACTTCAGGCTTGGGCAGAAAGGAGACAACCGCCTGAAGTATTGCTGGGGCCAGGTGCTACATGTAGAGGCTGAGAACCAAAGACCCAACCTGGCGCTACCCAAGTCCTACTTTCAGAGTCAGAGACAGCCTCCTCTACTATCACACATATGATAGGGGCCAAGCCTGCGATCTTCTAGTGGTACCCCTCTCCAAGGTGGACATGGTGATACAGCTGGCCCACTCACACCCCTTGGGTGGTCACCTGGGGGCCCACAACACACTGAAGAAGCTCAGAGACTGCTTCTATTGGCCAGATATGGAGGCAGAGGTAAGAAACTTCTGCCAGCAGTGCCCCCACTGTCAACACACCTCGCCCAGGAAGCCAGCGCCTGCCTCCTCATCATAAGCATGTCCTTTGAGAGGGTCAGCATGTACCTGGTAGGGCAGGTCCCGAAATCTGCCTGGGGGCCACGAATACTTCCTGGTCATTGTGGATTATGCCACCTGGTACACCAAGGCGGTCCCCCCTCTGGAAAGCCACCTCCCAGAACATTGCTAGGGATCCTGAAGGACCTTCTATCTGACCAAGGTATGCCCTTTGTCTCTAAACGGTCTCATCTCTGCCAGATGTCTCAAGACCTTGGTGTATCGCCCCTAAACCAATGGCCTGGTAGAGCGCTTCAAGGGGATGTGCCGAAGAGAGGTGGatgaggaaggaagaaaggcCTTGAGGACTGTTGGATGTGGCCAAAGAAGCCTGGGAGGAGCACATCTGGTCCAGCATGAGATAAAGACCCCTCAGGGAGTAGTGGTAGGACAGCAGCCCTACCTTGTCACTGAGGCCCACCGCAAGACTATCTAGGAGGAAGTTAGCCAGATGCTAAGGGATGGCATCATCAAAGAATCTGCCAGCCCCTGGTCCAGCCCCATTGTGGTGGTCCTGAAGCCCATCAGGACCCACAGGCTTTGTAATGACTTCCAGAAGCTCAACCAGTTGTTGGATTTTGACAGCTATCCTGGTGGAGTGCCTAGAGAGGGCCCGTTTCATCTCCACCTTGGACCTTACAAAGGCATATTGGCAGGTAGTCCTGTCCCCAGATGCCAAACCTAAAATGGCATTCAGCTCTGCTAGCAGCCACTGGCAGTACAGAGTCCTGGATTTCGGGCTGCACAGGGCCCCTGCAACATTTGAATGCCTTATGGACATCATCCTATGCCCCCACTGTCAATTCATTGCAACCTATGATTCACTCCACCACCTGATCAGACCTACACCACCTCAGGGAGGTCCTGGGCAAGCTCTGGAAGGCCGGGCTGATAGCGAACCCATGAAAGTGTCATCTGGACCTGACTGAGGCACAGTACCTGAGGTACCGCATCATCCAGGGACTACTGAAACCACAGGAGAAGAAGATTGAGGCTGTAAAAGGGTACCCATAGCCCATAACAAAGCAACAAATATGTGCCTTCTTGGAGTTGGCAGGGTATTACCAAAGATTTGTGCCTAAATTCTCTATTCCAGCCTCCCCCCTCTCGGATCCTTTATCATCTACACCAAAACCTCTGAGGCCAGGCTGGGCACCATGCTCTCCCAGCACTTCGACACTGAGGAACATCTGGTATTGTCCACGAGCCGAAAGCTGACCCCTGTCAAATGGCGATACGCCACTGTCTAACGAGAAGCCCTGGCCATAAAGTGGGCCATCAAGGAACTGAGCTATTACCTGGCAGGCCGACAATTCACCCTGGTCCCAAACCATGCCCCACTACAGTGGATGGCCAAAGCCAAGGACAGCAATGCTCGGGTAACTCGGTGGTTCCTTTTGTTACAGGACTTCTTGTTTCAGGTGCAGCACAGAGCAGGGGCCCACCATGGCAGCACTGATTGCCTTTCCTGGAGGTACAGCTTCTGCACAGAAACGTCACTGGCAGTAGGCTCAgagggtgggggggtggggggtacTGACAGAGGGCCTCCAGCCCTGCCACATGGAACACTGCACACTCCTCGCTCAACTGCCGCCCGTGTACTGATGGGACAGCGTCACTTCAGCACCGATGTTGTGGAGAGCAAGAGCACATGGCTGGAAGATGGGGCAGCAGAGCAAAGCATGACCCAGAAAGCCAGTCACCCTCACTCTTCCTCCACCAGCACCACCATTTCCCCTCACCTAACTCTGcctgttctgtgtctgtgttctgcctgCCACACCTGCAAGACGCTACAAAGGAAACAATGAGCAAAATACAACAGGTATTCTGAGTTTATCTTATGGTGTATGAACCATCAGTTGGCTATGAACAGCACAGAAGAGTGCAGTTCTCATCTCTTCACTTATACTGGACTTATCACTGAAAATTGATACTCACCAAGTTTTACTTTACTTGcccaaaagaggaaaaaagcttCAAAGCTTCAAAGCTTCCTACCACAGATAGCCCcaacctgtgtgtgtgggcagtTCTCTGAAATTATTTGTTACACTGGTTTCTGATTATCAGTTCCCACATCAAATAAGATACTTCGCTAGTAGCCAACATATGCTGACATCACAGGTTTGATGGGGATTACTGCTTTTACTGTAAACTAACTTCTCGTGGTGGCCATTTCTGCAGAAACTATTTAGGAAAGGTTTATGacatgtaatacacacacacacacacacacacatatctatatttatatttgcatttatagttgattagaacacattttctgttcaatctaaataatttattcatatttgattatattcctgTTACGCAACTGAAGAAGGACTTTTGTCTTTCGAAACTTTGTGTAATCCACAAGCATTACTATTGCtattacaataattattatgtgttattattatcacaTTAGTTACTCCCTGGCTTCGTTTTCAGaattatacatatactgtatatatatatatatatatatatatatatatatatatatatatatatatatatatatatatacagtacatataattaaaatgtattattataatgaatattaagtTGATATTCTTTACTCAGacaaaagataaaataataataaactttattaatcctcAAAATTAGAATAGCAGGATGTAAAGTATGATATTATGAAGGGCGTGTGCAATGTACAAAGTAGAAAGTAGTAGGTCTTGAAATAGTAAGCAAGTCTCTTAATTGATATACTACATactgatgttaaatatttaaataattaatcttGAATTCCACACTTACAAACAATACAGACTAAAATTGTGACTGATtagctatatacagtattacaAAGTACATATAGTATTACAACAAtggatatattgtatatattatctatatacagtatattagcaATCTAGGAGGATTAATACTGGCATCGTACATTCACATTGCGAATGTGATTGACTGTAGTTACAAGGCGCCACCTACAGTGACCGGTGGCTAAAAGTGATCCTGAGCTGATCCAGTGTGCTGTCTAGGGGATAAGTGATATCAAATTCGAGTTTATCAGTCATCTTCTTTTTCATTAGGGTGTCTAGAGAGTCCAGGATTCACCTCATTACAAATGTCCCgaaaggttttttattttttttcatttttttctggtcCTTCTTCTTAATGAAATGGAAGTGAACTTAACTAATAAATACGTCATATGATTtttgataaatgtgtgtgacagGAAAATTGACAgtaggtttattttaatattcttttctGAGTATGCAatcaaatacagaaaaaaacattctaaaaATTGTTGACAAACTTTTGGTTTATTGATCAAATATTCCACCAGAGGCATCAGTCTCCTTCAAAGTATGTCAGTAATGGACAAGAAAAGGGTAAAAAGGAAACATGGATTTTCTGCAGTCAAGACAAATACATCTCACAAGTGTCAGTTTTGTTGtccaaacaaaaatgataaatgcaatctgtaaacaaaacaatgtatattttaacataaaatattacaacCTTCATTAAAGATCTAggagtattttaaaaaagttaatgtaTTAGATATAGGTTTAAGTCACTGgtacattatatattttgtacattcCGAGGACTacatattatttacagtatagagaaaaaagacataaaTTTACAGATTAACAGATGAGTAAAAGATTACTAAAAGTCTGTTTTTAACCAATTAAGTCTAGGCCAGCCAGACCTAATACTGTAGTCCAAAGTTTGAATAGGCTTTAGATGAACAACCTATTACCTATTTATATTCAAATGAGTGCCAGCactcacataaaaaaaattttcatttcagtttagctcACTCTCTTCCTTTCCCCTGCTTCCCTTTTCTCTTACCCCTTTTCCCTCCCCTGCTCTTCTTTCGTCTCTTCATGTCACAAGAGTCGGTTCCCTTCATcacaacatttttaataaccCACTCTGCCTTTGGATCCAAACAGAAGTTCCGGTCTTTATGTGTCTTGATACTGGAGCACAAGatttcaacaacaaaaacacaaacaaatgatcAATCTCCATTATTCCTTTAACATGCAAAAATTTTAGAAGCAGTATCAAAATGTGtctaaaaatgcataaaaatcttGTGTATAAAACCTACTGATCAAAAATGTATCAAATCCTGGCTGACAGTCTCTTCCCCATAAAGGCAGTAAAGATTGTGTACATTGTAATCTAGTGAAAAGAAACTCTCATTTATTGTTTGAGTACTCACATGATTGCATCAAAGGGGCAAAGTCCTGCACTCTGGACTTTACAATCTGCAACATTTTTCACAGGCAGTCCTttgattgaattttttttcaagcaGCAAAAGCTGGGCCAACTCACTGCTACAggaaacatattttaaatgtcacTTCAGAAACAGAAACTTTTCTGTTTGGAATACAGCAATGGTGTAGTGATACTCATACTCAGTCTTTATATAATTCACTAtctaaaatacagtaaaatattaagaaaGTATCTGCTGAGATgaagtgagacacacacagcgGTTCTGACTTACCTTCGCTGCCACAGAGACAGGACATCATGCAGACAAAGAGTACATAGAACAAATTCATTGTGAAGCTGAGTGCTGACTGGAGAGATTCTGATTAACACTACACATTTCATAACTTTCATTTCCATCTCCCCCTACACACTCAGCCCCCAACCCACAATTTGGTCGGAGAAAGCACAGgggcgtgtgtatgtgtgttgtgtaagagcacaagatagaaaaaaagaaacagaagttGGGTGGTAAAGAACACAAGAAAGAAGCTCCACTGCACTGTGTGTCACAATTCAGATGAAAGGAAAATATGACCCAGGTGTCATTTACCATTATTGACCACAATAGCCATTAGTAAGGGGGGAAATATTTACTGCCCAATCATATCCACAGTTCTGCGGACCATAGAATATGACCACTGGAACGTTCCAGAAACGTTCCTTCAAGTATATTTTTTCCTGCaggtatattttaatatctagAAATATAACAGAGTATATAAACTCTAATGACCAGACAAGACCTTCTTTAACAGCTCATAAATAACAAGCAAAGTCATAACAAGGTTTTACTTTTGAATTTTTCTAGTTCATCTCCAGAATGCACAggagtgtgtatatatctgtggGCTAAAGAGCACAAGAAAGACCCTCTCCACACAGTTCTGCTGCTGTGTGTCACAATGATTTTGAATGGAAACTTTGACCTAGGTGTCATCTACAATTGTTGACCACAATAGCTTTTAGTATAGGAGGATATATTTACAGACTTATCATACATACTGTGGACTGTAGAATATGACCACTGGAATGTTCCAGAAACTTTCTTACAGGTATATGTTTCCAgcagttatatttttatatctagaacaggggtgtccaatcttatctggaaaaggccagtgtgggtgcaggttttcattccaatcaggCAGGatccacacctgattccacctgtttaatcagttgatagTGGCTTTCATTAGACTCAGGTGTGGTCCTGCATAGCTAGAATGAAATCCTGCACCCCTACCGGCCCTTTAAGACTGGACGCCCCTGATCTAGAATATAATAGAGTATATAAACTCTTCTACCCAGACCTTCTTTAACAGCTCGTAATTAAAAAGTAAAGCCATAACAAGGTTTTACTTTTGAAATTTCTAGTTCTCATACAAGGTTATTTGGCAAAATTGCACACATCtatattcagacctcagatggAACTATTGACTTAAGTGCTATTTAGAGTcacgcacacagggtggagtttAAGGTAGGTGCATATCTCAGTTGTAAGTagttctgaatatttttattgagCTCATTTTCTAACATCAAGTCTcgcagtttgatgtaaccataATATATGAAGCttaaattcatgttttgggctgtaaatacatgCCCAGTACTATGGAATGTCATTTGAGGACAAtagtaaatacattaatatgacattaatatttaattaataggGTCATCTCTTTATAGTGCATGAAAGGTATTTTCACACAAAGGACATCATCTTAATCGGAGACAAAGCTTACTTTGAGGAccacaatttcttttttatcaaTACACTTAAGAACAACATTTAAACTGAGTTGTAGTTATAGTGTAAATAGGCAGACACTGACAAAAGTGCGAGGATCCTTGTGCAGaagcacatttttattaaaaacacaatcCAAAATCCAGGGTAGCAAGGCAGGCAGAGGTTAGCAGGTTatttacaacacaaaacaagtcCAAAGGATAATCCAAAGGAAATTCCAAGAGTGAGAGAATAGATGAATACACATAAAGTCTGTAATCAGAGACACAGCTAAGAACTCACACAAACATCGGGCTTAGCATCTATTAGCTTTTGTTTATGTAGCATCGAAGCAGGAAGTAACCAAGAATGTGTGCTAGAACTCCGGTGAGCACGACTCTGGGAATTCAAATTGGGTTGTGAGGCAGGTAAGAGTTGCTGCTAAGATACAGGACATAATCTCTGGCAGTTTGTTTATTCAAGTAAGtttaaaattcaattttatttatatagcgcttttaacaatggtcacaaagcagctttacaaaaaatctggatataaaattcgaatgtaaatttaaacctaatgagcaagccaaaggcgacagtggcaaggaaaaactccctgaggcaacaagaggaagaaactcacacaaacaccaGGCTTCGTAAAGCTTTGCAAGCACAACCCCTGctgaaaggcaaaaaaaaaaaaagcaaaaacagtcCTTGTCATAGAGGAGTAAACCATGGGCAGGTTTTCCTTACAGGAGAGTGAATTAGATTAACAAAAATGTTCATTGTTTTAACTGGAActtcaaaataatgacaaagtAATGTCAATCTCAACAACACAAGATGGTTAGAaatattacattcattcattcatcttcagtaagtgcttgaTCCTGTGCTTTGAAGTGCAGCCTATCTTAGGGTGCCATCCTCACACATTCAAACATCCTTTCACACTTATGGACAATTTAGTATacccagtccacctactggcatgctttTAGATGCTAGGTACCTGATGCAAAACAGAATGAAGCTTTGTTCTTTACAGTGTTTATCACCTGCTCCTGTTCATTTGGTTATCCTGGATGGAACtctaaggattatttttataatataattataagtGACCATGAATAGTGCAAATGTCATTCAGTTGCTACAAATGATCTAAAAACTGTAGTTATTATGGTGTGGGTATGAGAATAGTTATGGCACTGTCAATGAATCATTATTGCTTCAACCAAATGAATGCCCTTGTAGAAATTCATTGAGATACAGTTTAGGCCCAGGAGTGTACTAGAGGTTACAGCACAATTCAGTTTTTACTAGTCGAAGAGTAATTAAAAAACAGCTTAGCCTTGTCATTAACTAGTCTTAGCATAGTGAAGCAATTCAGAACATTACATTCTGATTCAGAACATTGCTATTTTAGGCCATTCATTTATTGCAGGAAAATGCTGAGAAACAATAGCAAAGATTGtattaaaacacactgcaaTTCACAAATTGCCTGCTTCAATGCTTTTTAGGCTACACTgttcaaaaacaaatataaataaatcagttcaaTAAATGTGCAATGGAATACTTAACTAGGGATGTGCATCAGGCCTAGGATCCAGTGGGACCCAATCAAAGAGTCTTGGGAATGATTGGTTTTTACTCTTATAACATGTCTGACtgccagatatgaagcttgccaCATTGATTATCATATCCAGGAGGAGATACATGAACATTCGTAACAGAATCAGCAAGCTCAAGGTCAGCTTCTTCCCCACAACCATTACCCTGCTGAACTCTACTAACCCTGCTGCCAGGGTTAAAGTTAAAGTAAGTAAAAGATTGTACAAATGATGCATTATACCACTCTAGCTCTTCATCAGTAAATCAGATGGCTGACCACTGAAATCCTCACTCATTCCTTGGTGAGTCAAGCTATGGTTTCCACTATGTATATGGAAATTAACCACTCTGGCCACCCACTCACTTCATACAGTGAAGAGCAACCCACACTTTCTCACCCAATCAGTGAGAAATTCATTCTACTTACCTCCCCCATCCTaactgagatatatatatatatatattaagggAACTCTCATAACTTTGTAATTCTCCCTTTTAGAATTCTTACAAACCAGCTCACCTGAAATGTTGTACCAGGTTAAGGTTATACTGTGATGGAGGATTTTTGATTGTAGCTTTTCAcctttccaatagattttgaaATATAGCTGTGGgtatttgcccattcagccacaagtgcattagtgaggccaggcactgatgtcggccACTCGagttccactccaaccttagcaaaccatgtctttatggaccgcAATGCGCACAGGGGGATTGTCATCTGAAACAGGTTTGAacctcttagtttcagtgaagggaaattgtaattctacaggaTACAtaaacatcctatacaattgtatgcttTCCACTTtctggcaaaagtttggggaagatcatcgtatgagtgtgatggtcaggtgtccacaaacctttggccatatagtggaAATCTAGAACTTTATAAAttctattataattttatatataaatataatagatATACTTGtcataattagacaaaaaagtatttggacacttaatATTATTCTGGTTGTCAGTTAATCCAGAGTTAATGTGAACTACaccatgtgtttattttttagggGCACCTGTATGAAATTGACTACAAAGGTAATTGAATACATACATCCACTATAAATTACCCTGGGACCAGCTGGTTAAAAGTAAAGTGTTGGCACAAAGAAGGTCACTCTATTAATCAGATTAgcaaaacatgttaaaaaaaattcaacgtACATGCAGACCCAGAAAGACCAACAGCAGATTGGGCAGGAtaattatgagaaaaaaaaaaaaacaagaaaaataggTGAGAAGCAGCAGCAAGGATTGCTTCAGACATCAGTAAGCAGTACCAGATATAACTAAAGCACAAACTATTCAAAATAGGAACAAGCATgggtacagagggagagtaaTGCTTTTGGAGA
This window contains:
- the ccl32b.3 gene encoding C-C motif chemokine 32b.3 isoform X2, with protein sequence MNLFYVLFVCMMSCLCGSEVSWPSFCCLKKNSIKGLPVKNVADCKVQSAGLCPFDAIIIKTHKDRNFCLDPKAEWVIKNVVMKGTDSCDMKRRKKSRGGKRDCIYHFCLDNKTDTCEMYLS
- the ccl32b.3 gene encoding C-C motif chemokine 32b.3 isoform X1 yields the protein MNLFYVLFVCMMSCLCGSEAVSWPSFCCLKKNSIKGLPVKNVADCKVQSAGLCPFDAIIIKTHKDRNFCLDPKAEWVIKNVVMKGTDSCDMKRRKKSRGGKRDCIYHFCLDNKTDTCEMYLS